The genome window CGCCACGTGGACCTGATCGCCGGCGAGGCCTTCTTCGAAGTGGCGCATCACCCCGGGCGTCCGTTCGTGGTCGATGCCGGCGGCGTGTCGATCCTGGACGTGGGCACCGCCTTCGATGTCAGCCGCGACGGCGAACGCGTGGAGGTCGCGGTCACCGAAGGCCGGGTCCGCATCTACGGCGCCGGCCAGGTGCCGGCCGACGGCAGCGGCGGGCTGGAAGCGGTGGCCGGCCAGCGCGTGACCTACGATCCGGCCCGGCCGACGCTGCAGGTCAGCAAGATCAGCGTGGAGCAGGCCACGGCCTGGCGCGATCATCGGCTGGAGTTCGTCGACACGCCGCTGGACACGGTGATCGCCAGGATCAACCGCTACAGCGACCGTCCGCTGCGCCTGGCCGACCCGGACCTGGCGCGACTGAGGTTCACCGGCAGCGTGGACACCGAAGCGACGGCGCAGTGGACCGCGGCCTTGCCGCAGGTGTTCCCGCTGCAGGTGCGCCAGGGCAAGGACGAGATCGTGCTGAGCCGCCGCTAGGCGATGCCGTCCCCGCCCCGGCCGCCCTGGGCGGCCGGCGGCGATCGCCTGGCCCAGAGGCACGCCGTCGGCGCTGTCGCGCATGGCATAATTTGCGCTTCCGCTGGGGGGCGAAGTGCAGTGCGTGGGCTGAGGCGACTGATCATCTGTAGCAGCCTGGCGCTGCAAGTCGTACCCTGGAACCCTGCCCTCGCCGCCGCCCTCGCGTCCGACGCACGGCAAGTCGCCTTCTCGATCCCGCCGCAGCCGCTGTCCACGGCGCTGATCGCGTATGCCAAGCAGGCCAACGTGCAGGTCGTTACCGCCAGCCCGACGCTGGCCGGGCTGCACAGCGACGGGGTGCAAGGCGTGCTCGCGCCGGAGACGGCGCTGCAGCGCCTGCTGCAGTCCAGTGGCCTGGCCTATCG of Xanthomonas sacchari contains these proteins:
- a CDS encoding FecR family protein, whose product is MDSGIDKHILDDAARWWTLLREPDSSEDTVARWLDWTAADPRHLQAFERINALGGDLRALDATARDELVRTFAPPRSRSRWRPLQVAACIGVLALGGALAWRQLHAPPVTQVYGSAIRHHQDIVLADGSKIALGGASRLSTRFSAAQRHVDLIAGEAFFEVAHHPGRPFVVDAGGVSILDVGTAFDVSRDGERVEVAVTEGRVRIYGAGQVPADGSGGLEAVAGQRVTYDPARPTLQVSKISVEQATAWRDHRLEFVDTPLDTVIARINRYSDRPLRLADPDLARLRFTGSVDTEATAQWTAALPQVFPLQVRQGKDEIVLSRR